A stretch of the Nicotiana tabacum cultivar K326 chromosome 6, ASM71507v2, whole genome shotgun sequence genome encodes the following:
- the LOC142181923 gene encoding uncharacterized protein LOC142181923 produces MPEPTAEDSDVVKEERKKREHDELLCRGHILNTLTDRLYDLYCNLKSPREIWIALQTAYQNEKRVSKLSDLEVKIPDALQIGAILSKLPSSWNDYRKKILHSMDKMTVEQFRTHIQIESETRARDSISQPSSSAVNFVSQNDSGSGNKHLKVSKKSSFKKRKNFSCHHCGKKGHMIRDCRYRKAGINFNAGNTEKSGKIKKS; encoded by the exons ATGCCTGAGCCCACAGCAGAAGATTCTGACGTagtcaaggaagaaaggaagaaacgagaACATGATGAATTGTTGTGTCGCGGCCATATTCTGAATACTTTGACAGATCGACTCTATGATCTTTACTGCAATCTGAAGTCACCAAGAGAGATTTGGATTGCTCTACAAACTGCATACCAGAATGAAAAACGAG TATCAAAACTAAGTGATCTTGAAGTTAAAATTCCTGATGCACTTCAAATAGGTGCTATTCTTTCAAAATTGCCTTCCTCTTGGAATGActatagaaagaaaatcctaCATTCTATGGATAAAATGACTGTGGAACAATTTCGTACTCACATTCAAATTGAAAGTGAGACTCGTGCTCGTGATTCTATTAGTCAGCCTTCGAGTTCCGCAGTCAATTTTGTCAGTCAGAATGATTCAGGAAGTGGGAACAAACATCTGAAAGTTTCCAAAAAGTCttcttttaaaaagagaaagaactttAGTTGTCATCATTGTGGAAAGAAAGGCCATATGATTCGGGACTGCAGATATAGAAAGGCAGGAATAAATTTCAATGCAGGCAATACCGAAAAGTCTGGAAAGATTAAAAAATCTTGA